One window of Alteriqipengyuania lutimaris genomic DNA carries:
- a CDS encoding dicarboxylate/amino acid:cation symporter — MFKAWFATPLWARVLLALFLGAVVGYFWGEDAESIKIVGDIFIDFIKMLIVPLIFFSIVAGVTAIGDLGKLGSVGWRAILLFVVTGQVAVWLGLGLGTFFAPGVGLDTSGIEMGAVPEPAPFEWREMLRSMIPVSPVKVMADVNVLPLIVFSLLVGIGILLAMREEDKDGPTNGAVAALARAFDAGALIFQKITMVIMELTPFGVFALIAWVVGTLGLDAVAALGKLVALNYAGCLLIIGVMYVFILLFSHVSVVGFFRGMIDAIAVAYSTASSSATLPVTLRCTQRNLGVSQPTSSFIVSLGSTINMDGTAMYLGLATLFGAQIFGVDLSWADYGMIALLATVGSIGAAGIPGGGLVMMGAIFTAVGVPLETIAFVAGVDRIMDMMRTATNVTGDATVTVATASMLGEVDKAELASADDI; from the coding sequence ATGTTCAAGGCCTGGTTTGCGACGCCTTTGTGGGCGCGCGTGCTGCTCGCTCTGTTTCTGGGTGCGGTCGTCGGATATTTCTGGGGCGAAGATGCCGAGAGCATCAAGATCGTCGGCGATATCTTCATCGATTTCATCAAGATGCTGATCGTCCCGCTGATCTTCTTCAGCATCGTGGCGGGCGTCACCGCGATCGGCGATCTGGGCAAGCTGGGCAGCGTCGGCTGGCGCGCCATCCTGCTCTTCGTCGTGACCGGCCAGGTTGCCGTGTGGCTGGGCCTGGGCCTCGGCACTTTCTTCGCGCCCGGCGTCGGCCTCGACACCTCGGGGATCGAGATGGGCGCGGTGCCCGAGCCTGCGCCGTTCGAATGGCGCGAGATGCTGCGATCGATGATCCCCGTCAGCCCGGTGAAGGTCATGGCGGACGTCAACGTGCTGCCGCTGATCGTCTTTTCGCTGCTGGTGGGCATCGGCATCCTGCTCGCCATGCGGGAGGAGGACAAGGACGGGCCCACCAATGGTGCGGTGGCGGCGCTGGCACGCGCTTTCGATGCCGGCGCGCTGATCTTCCAGAAAATCACGATGGTGATCATGGAACTGACGCCGTTCGGCGTCTTCGCGCTGATCGCATGGGTCGTCGGCACGCTCGGCCTCGATGCGGTCGCCGCGCTGGGCAAGCTGGTCGCGCTCAATTACGCGGGCTGCCTGCTGATCATCGGCGTGATGTACGTCTTCATCCTGCTGTTCTCGCACGTTTCCGTCGTGGGCTTCTTCCGCGGCATGATCGATGCGATCGCGGTGGCCTATTCCACGGCCAGTTCCAGCGCGACGCTGCCCGTCACCCTGCGCTGCACCCAGCGCAACCTCGGCGTCAGCCAGCCGACCTCCAGCTTCATCGTCTCGCTCGGATCGACGATCAACATGGACGGCACCGCGATGTATCTCGGGCTCGCGACCTTGTTCGGCGCGCAGATCTTCGGCGTCGACCTGAGCTGGGCGGATTACGGAATGATCGCATTGCTGGCGACGGTCGGCTCGATCGGAGCAGCGGGCATTCCGGGCGGCGGCCTCGTAATGATGGGCGCGATCTTCACCGCAGTCGGAGTACCGCTCGAAACGATCGCCTTCGTGGCCGGGGTCGACCGCATCATGGACATGATGCGCACCGCCACCAACGTAACCGGCGATGCGACGGTGACCGTGGCCACCGCGAGCATGCTGGGCGAGGTCGACAAGGCGGAATTGGCCAGCGCGGACGATATCTAG
- a CDS encoding NAD-dependent deacylase encodes MADIRNIVILTGAGISAESGIDTFRDAGGLWEKHRIEDVATPEAFARNPALVQGFYDARRAALMTVEPNAAHAALARLEAEWPHDMLLVTQNVDDLHERAGAGGVLHMHGELRSALCAACGARSRWEGSLSDAPACPGCGAPALRPDVVWFGEMPYEMPRIYDALARADLFVSIGTSGAVYPAAGFVQEAAAHGARTLELNLDRSEGSHWFDESRQGRAGELVPAWVDEMLGD; translated from the coding sequence ATGGCAGACATTCGCAACATCGTCATCCTGACAGGCGCCGGGATTTCCGCCGAAAGCGGCATCGACACGTTCCGCGACGCGGGCGGGCTGTGGGAAAAGCACCGGATCGAGGACGTGGCGACGCCCGAGGCTTTCGCCCGCAATCCGGCGCTGGTGCAGGGTTTCTACGACGCGCGCCGCGCCGCGCTTATGACCGTGGAGCCCAACGCGGCGCATGCGGCGCTTGCCCGACTCGAAGCGGAGTGGCCGCACGACATGCTGCTGGTCACCCAGAATGTCGACGATTTGCACGAGCGTGCCGGTGCGGGGGGTGTCCTCCACATGCATGGCGAGTTGCGCAGCGCCCTGTGCGCTGCATGCGGCGCGCGGTCGCGCTGGGAGGGTTCGCTAAGCGATGCGCCCGCCTGCCCCGGATGCGGCGCACCTGCACTCAGGCCCGATGTCGTATGGTTCGGCGAAATGCCTTACGAAATGCCGCGAATATACGACGCTCTCGCACGCGCTGACCTGTTCGTGTCGATCGGCACTTCGGGGGCGGTCTACCCCGCGGCGGGCTTCGTGCAGGAAGCCGCGGCGCACGGCGCGCGCACCCTCGAACTCAATCTCGATCGTAGCGAAGGATCGCACTGGTTCGACGAATCGCGGCAGGGGCGCGCGGGCGAACTTGTTCCTGCATGGGTCGACGAGATGCTGGGCGATTAG
- a CDS encoding GFA family protein, with the protein MTLECLCGSVSVTLEQRPDFIHECNCTLCRKSGARWSYLDPADVSVSGSTTGYRRADKDTASAETHSCPTCGSTTHFVLTESAIAAHGNTMMGVNMRLANPAGLAGMELRFPDGAAWAGAGAFDYVREPVTL; encoded by the coding sequence ATGACTTTGGAATGCCTGTGCGGCTCGGTCTCGGTAACGCTGGAGCAGCGGCCCGACTTCATCCACGAATGCAACTGCACCTTGTGCCGCAAATCGGGCGCGCGCTGGAGCTATCTCGATCCTGCCGACGTGTCGGTCTCGGGCTCGACAACGGGTTACCGGCGGGCGGACAAGGACACGGCCTCCGCCGAAACGCATTCCTGCCCGACGTGCGGGTCGACCACGCATTTCGTGCTCACCGAAAGCGCCATCGCCGCGCATGGAAACACCATGATGGGCGTCAACATGCGCCTTGCAAATCCTGCGGGACTGGCGGGCATGGAGCTGCGCTTTCCCGATGGAGCGGCGTGGGCGGGGGCGGGTGCGTTCGACTACGTACGCGAGCCGGTCACACTCTAG
- a CDS encoding DUF983 domain-containing protein, translating into MVEPAHTAIRPKLPAALGEALLRGLRGKCPRCGEGRLFRTWLKPADTCAHCGQDWSVQQADDFPAYIGIFVVGHLLAPIVIAMIGSYGMSAWLTLAIILPVAVAMLIGMLQPVKGGVIAFLWWFGIGAFVQERPEPGADRS; encoded by the coding sequence ATGGTCGAGCCCGCCCACACCGCCATCCGCCCCAAACTCCCCGCTGCGCTTGGCGAGGCACTCTTGCGCGGCCTTCGCGGCAAGTGCCCGCGTTGTGGCGAGGGGCGCCTGTTCCGCACATGGCTCAAGCCCGCCGACACCTGCGCGCATTGCGGGCAGGACTGGTCGGTCCAGCAGGCCGATGATTTTCCCGCCTATATCGGCATCTTCGTGGTCGGCCACCTGCTCGCACCCATCGTGATCGCGATGATCGGCAGCTATGGCATGTCGGCGTGGCTGACGCTGGCAATCATCCTGCCGGTCGCGGTCGCGATGCTGATCGGCATGCTTCAGCCGGTGAAGGGCGGCGTCATCGCTTTCCTGTGGTGGTTCGGTATCGGCGCTTTCGTGCAGGAGCGCCCCGAGCCTGGCGCGGACCGATCGTGA
- a CDS encoding glutathione S-transferase family protein produces MKLIIGNKNYSSWSLRGWLACKQAGLSFDEITVPLFGEDWEAKKRSDGELTPSSGKVPVLWDDEAVVWDSLAILEYLGDKVGRDRFWPKDDAARALARAMVAEMHSSYLSLRRECPMNIRTRHENVKISEATKQDVVRILGLWAEARARFGSGGPFLFGTFGAADIFYAPVVSRFITYGFGVPGFAQSYMQAVWTHDWLQQWIGAAEDEQWVIEQYESVPAA; encoded by the coding sequence ATGAAACTGATCATCGGCAACAAGAACTATTCCAGCTGGAGCCTGCGCGGCTGGCTCGCGTGCAAGCAGGCGGGTCTGTCATTCGACGAGATCACCGTGCCCCTGTTCGGCGAGGATTGGGAGGCAAAGAAGCGCAGCGATGGCGAACTGACCCCGTCATCGGGCAAGGTGCCCGTGCTGTGGGATGACGAGGCCGTGGTGTGGGACAGTCTCGCCATCCTCGAATATCTTGGCGACAAGGTCGGCCGCGATCGCTTCTGGCCGAAGGACGATGCGGCGCGCGCGCTGGCCCGCGCGATGGTCGCCGAAATGCACAGCTCGTACCTTTCGCTGCGGCGCGAGTGCCCGATGAACATCCGCACCCGGCACGAGAATGTGAAGATTTCCGAAGCGACGAAACAGGATGTGGTCCGCATCCTCGGCCTGTGGGCGGAGGCACGCGCGCGCTTCGGCAGCGGCGGCCCCTTCCTGTTCGGCACCTTCGGCGCGGCGGATATCTTCTACGCGCCGGTCGTCAGCCGTTTCATCACCTATGGCTTCGGTGTACCCGGCTTCGCGCAGAGTTACATGCAGGCGGTCTGGACGCACGACTGGCTCCAGCAGTGGATCGGCGCCGCAGAGGACGAACAATGGGTCATCGAACAATACGAGAGCGTACCCGCCGCCTGA
- the dnaA gene encoding chromosomal replication initiator protein DnaA, translated as MARISDNAGPARKRSKGDGEDDMERVALAADWDDISTGLRKDLGHQLHSQWIKPIQVGDFDAATGTLALYLPSEFAAEWVRKHFADRLSLAWKIARSEIKTVAIEIHPSRKRMADISLGDSRRPANDGPDLRVVSDGGFGDPGFSSVGLDASLTFAAFVTGDANVLARNAAQRMAANDKPQFSPLYIKAATGQGKTHLLHAIGHQFLAAHPRARIFYCSAERFMIEFVQALKQNRMIEFKTRLRGFDLLLVDDLQFIIGKASAQEELLYTIDHLLSEGKRLVFAADRAPQALDSVEPRLLSRLSMGLVADIQPADLELRRSILESKLTRFAPLSVPDDVVDFLARTITRNVRELVGGLNKLIAYAQLTGQPVSLQLAEEQLTDILSANRRRITIDEIQRTVCQFYRIDRSEMSSKRRTRAVVRPRQVAMYLSKVLTPRSYPEIGRKFGGRDHSTVIHAVKLIEDLRTRDADMDGDVRSLLRQLES; from the coding sequence ATGGCACGGATTTCTGACAACGCAGGGCCCGCGCGCAAGCGCTCCAAGGGCGACGGCGAAGACGATATGGAGCGCGTCGCGCTGGCTGCCGACTGGGACGACATCAGTACCGGGCTGCGCAAGGATCTTGGCCACCAGCTGCATAGCCAATGGATCAAGCCGATCCAGGTCGGCGATTTCGACGCCGCGACCGGCACACTCGCGCTGTACCTGCCGTCGGAATTCGCCGCCGAATGGGTCCGCAAGCACTTTGCCGATCGCCTGTCGCTCGCCTGGAAGATTGCGCGTTCGGAAATCAAGACCGTCGCGATCGAGATCCACCCGAGCCGCAAGCGCATGGCGGACATCTCGCTGGGCGACTCGCGCCGTCCGGCCAATGACGGGCCGGATCTGCGGGTCGTGTCCGATGGCGGGTTCGGCGATCCCGGCTTCAGTAGCGTCGGCCTCGACGCCTCGCTCACCTTCGCCGCCTTCGTGACCGGCGATGCCAACGTACTGGCGCGCAATGCCGCGCAGCGCATGGCGGCGAACGACAAGCCGCAATTCTCGCCGCTCTACATCAAGGCCGCGACCGGCCAGGGCAAGACGCACCTGCTCCACGCGATCGGGCACCAGTTCCTCGCCGCGCACCCGCGCGCGCGCATCTTCTACTGCTCTGCCGAACGCTTCATGATCGAGTTCGTGCAGGCGCTGAAACAGAACCGGATGATCGAGTTCAAGACGCGGCTGCGCGGCTTCGACCTGCTGCTGGTCGACGATCTCCAGTTCATCATCGGCAAGGCCAGCGCTCAGGAAGAGTTGCTCTACACGATCGATCACCTGCTGTCGGAGGGCAAGCGGCTGGTCTTCGCCGCCGACCGCGCGCCGCAGGCGCTCGACAGCGTCGAACCTCGCCTTCTCAGCCGCCTGTCGATGGGTCTGGTGGCGGACATCCAGCCTGCCGACCTCGAACTGCGGCGCTCGATCCTCGAATCGAAGCTGACCCGGTTCGCACCACTGAGCGTGCCCGACGACGTGGTCGATTTCCTCGCCCGCACGATCACCCGCAACGTGCGCGAGCTGGTCGGCGGCCTCAACAAGCTGATCGCCTATGCCCAGCTGACCGGCCAGCCGGTCTCGCTGCAGCTGGCCGAGGAACAGCTCACCGATATCCTCTCGGCCAACCGCCGCCGGATCACGATCGACGAGATCCAGCGCACCGTGTGCCAGTTCTATCGCATCGACCGGTCGGAAATGAGCAGCAAGCGCCGCACCCGCGCGGTAGTGCGCCCGCGGCAGGTCGCGATGTATCTTTCCAAGGTTCTCACGCCGCGCAGCTATCCCGAAATCGGGCGCAAGTTCGGCGGGCGCGACCATTCGACCGTGATCCATGCGGTCAAGCTGATCGAGGATCTGCGCACCCGCGATGCCGACATGGATGGCGATGTGCGCAGCCTGCTGCGCCAGCTCGAGAGCTGA
- the yihA gene encoding ribosome biogenesis GTP-binding protein YihA/YsxC, with amino-acid sequence MVSGRVEFLLSAPQLKFLPEPTVPEISLAGRSNVGKSSLLNALTMRKGIARASVTPGRTQELNIFEVGEPTQFRLVDMPGYGFAKAPKSVVEKWQGLVRTYLRGRQVLSRALVLVDSRHGLKDSDRAMMKMLDEAAVGYRIVLTKSDKIKASALDAVHEMVAAEAKKHPAAFPEIHLTSAEKGQGIAALRAAVVADALTP; translated from the coding sequence ATGGTGTCGGGCCGGGTCGAATTCCTGCTGAGCGCGCCGCAGCTCAAGTTCCTGCCCGAACCGACCGTGCCCGAGATTTCGCTCGCCGGCCGATCGAACGTGGGCAAGAGCTCGCTCCTCAACGCGCTGACCATGCGCAAGGGGATTGCGCGCGCCTCGGTGACGCCGGGACGCACGCAGGAGCTGAATATCTTCGAGGTCGGCGAACCGACGCAGTTCCGGCTGGTCGACATGCCCGGTTACGGCTTTGCCAAGGCGCCCAAATCGGTGGTCGAGAAATGGCAGGGCCTCGTGCGCACCTACCTGCGCGGGCGGCAGGTGCTTTCGCGCGCTCTCGTCCTCGTCGACAGCCGCCACGGGTTGAAGGACAGCGACCGGGCGATGATGAAAATGCTCGACGAGGCGGCGGTCGGCTATCGCATCGTCCTGACCAAGAGCGACAAGATCAAGGCGAGCGCGCTCGACGCGGTGCACGAGATGGTGGCGGCAGAGGCGAAGAAGCACCCCGCCGCCTTTCCGGAAATCCACCTAACCAGTGCCGAAAAGGGGCAGGGCATCGCGGCCCTGCGCGCTGCGGTGGTGGCTGACGCGCTGACGCCCTAG
- the dapE gene encoding succinyl-diaminopimelate desuccinylase, which produces MTDVLELAKRLIAARSVTPATGAVFDALDAMLTPLGFAVHRFTRGEGAAGTDEAPVENLFAIRVGAGPKHFAFAGHLDVVPPGEGWESNAFEPEIRGDLLYGRGAVDMKGAIACMVAAVADVPPEAGTISFIITGDEEGPALHGTRALIDYMRAEGYAPDLCLVGEPTSVNRLGDMMKIGRRGSVNMWLTAKGTQGHVAYPHLADNPIPRLVAAMAELEALVLDEGTDWFQPSNLEITDIEVGNPAHNVIPGEARARLSIRFNDLHSGASLSEKVAAICARHQVEVRPVISGEPFLTPPGDFSAMVSAAVEAETGVAPEASTTGGTSDARFLRAVCPVIEFGLVNATMHKRDEAVAVADLSVLARIYARIARAALAN; this is translated from the coding sequence ATGACCGATGTTCTCGAACTCGCCAAGCGGTTGATCGCCGCGCGCAGCGTTACTCCGGCCACCGGCGCCGTGTTTGACGCGCTCGACGCGATGCTGACCCCGCTAGGCTTCGCTGTGCACCGTTTTACGCGTGGTGAAGGCGCTGCTGGCACCGACGAGGCGCCGGTCGAAAACCTGTTCGCCATCCGCGTCGGCGCAGGGCCGAAGCATTTCGCTTTCGCCGGGCACCTCGACGTCGTGCCGCCGGGTGAGGGTTGGGAAAGCAACGCATTCGAGCCAGAGATAAGAGGCGACCTTCTCTACGGGCGCGGCGCGGTCGACATGAAGGGGGCGATCGCGTGCATGGTCGCCGCCGTCGCCGATGTGCCGCCCGAAGCAGGCACGATCAGCTTCATCATCACGGGCGACGAGGAAGGGCCTGCGCTGCACGGGACACGCGCGCTGATCGATTACATGCGCGCCGAGGGCTACGCACCCGACCTGTGCCTCGTGGGGGAGCCGACCAGCGTCAACCGGCTGGGCGACATGATGAAGATCGGCCGCCGCGGCTCGGTGAACATGTGGCTGACCGCCAAGGGGACGCAGGGCCACGTCGCCTACCCGCACCTCGCCGACAATCCGATCCCGCGGCTGGTGGCAGCGATGGCGGAGCTGGAGGCGCTCGTGCTCGACGAGGGGACCGACTGGTTCCAGCCGAGCAATCTCGAGATCACCGATATCGAGGTCGGCAATCCGGCGCACAACGTCATTCCCGGCGAGGCGCGCGCGCGCCTTTCGATCCGGTTCAACGACCTGCATTCGGGTGCTTCGCTCAGCGAGAAGGTCGCCGCGATCTGCGCGCGCCATCAGGTGGAGGTGCGCCCTGTGATCTCGGGCGAGCCATTCCTCACCCCGCCGGGCGATTTCTCCGCGATGGTCAGCGCAGCGGTCGAGGCCGAGACGGGCGTCGCGCCCGAAGCCTCGACCACGGGCGGGACTTCCGACGCGCGCTTCCTGAGGGCCGTGTGCCCGGTGATCGAGTTCGGGCTGGTCAATGCGACGATGCACAAGCGCGACGAGGCGGTCGCGGTCGCGGACCTTTCGGTGCTGGCGCGCATCTACGCGCGAATCGCGCGCGCGGCGCTGGCGAACTGA
- a CDS encoding HesA/MoeB/ThiF family protein: protein MSLAPERLERFARHIVLPEVGGAGQAALAGRHVALVGLGGIGSPALQYLAGAGVGRFTLIDDGDVELSNLQRQTIYTTRDVGHAKAVAARRWLANFDGAIPADVYDDRIEPANAAARIAGADLVVDGTDNFATRLAVSDTCVATGAPLLSAAVGRFQGQVGAFAGHLPDRPCYRCFVGDAFDADDCDTCAEDGVLGAMVGWVGSFAAMQAIRVLLEGASSLGDPQWGKLYLMDGLAAGMRTLTIAKDPGCSACSTHGSKAHR, encoded by the coding sequence GTGAGCCTGGCACCCGAGCGCCTCGAGCGATTCGCCCGCCATATCGTGCTGCCCGAAGTCGGGGGCGCGGGGCAGGCGGCGCTGGCGGGCAGGCACGTCGCGCTGGTCGGCCTCGGCGGGATCGGCAGCCCGGCGTTGCAATATCTTGCTGGCGCAGGCGTCGGCCGCTTCACGCTGATCGATGATGGCGATGTCGAGCTTTCCAACCTCCAGCGCCAGACGATCTACACAACGCGCGATGTCGGACATGCAAAAGCGGTCGCCGCGCGCCGCTGGCTCGCCAATTTCGACGGAGCGATCCCTGCGGATGTCTACGACGACCGGATCGAACCCGCCAACGCTGCCGCGCGAATCGCAGGTGCGGATCTGGTGGTCGACGGGACCGACAATTTTGCGACCCGGCTCGCGGTATCCGATACCTGCGTGGCGACGGGCGCCCCCTTGCTGAGCGCTGCGGTCGGCCGCTTCCAGGGCCAGGTGGGGGCCTTCGCGGGGCACCTGCCCGACCGGCCGTGCTACCGGTGCTTCGTCGGCGATGCCTTCGATGCGGACGACTGCGATACCTGTGCGGAGGATGGCGTGCTGGGCGCGATGGTCGGCTGGGTCGGCAGCTTTGCCGCGATGCAGGCGATTCGCGTTCTGCTCGAAGGAGCGAGCAGCCTCGGCGATCCGCAATGGGGCAAACTGTACCTGATGGACGGACTGGCCGCTGGAATGCGCACGCTCACCATCGCAAAGGACCCCGGCTGCAGCGCCTGCTCCACCCACGGAAGCAAGGCGCATCGATAA
- a CDS encoding cupin domain-containing protein: MPKLDLDAIPQTNATGYPAPYDAEVEGRWYRRLTPVAGLTRMGASHVVLKPGAWSSQRHWHSAEDELVVMLAGEAVLVEDPGSGSGAGNGESIVRPGDILAWPAGEENGHHLQNRSDADCVFVAIGAGPKDEDSGEYPDIDMVFDAAGYARKDGTRYAAKRTP; the protein is encoded by the coding sequence ATGCCCAAGCTCGATCTCGACGCGATCCCGCAGACCAATGCGACCGGCTACCCCGCGCCCTACGATGCCGAAGTCGAGGGCCGCTGGTATCGCCGCCTCACGCCGGTAGCCGGTTTGACGCGCATGGGCGCGAGCCATGTCGTGCTGAAGCCCGGGGCGTGGTCGAGCCAACGGCACTGGCACAGCGCGGAGGACGAGCTGGTGGTGATGCTGGCGGGCGAGGCGGTACTGGTCGAAGACCCCGGATCGGGGTCCGGGGCAGGCAACGGTGAGAGCATCGTGCGCCCCGGCGATATCCTCGCCTGGCCCGCGGGCGAGGAAAACGGCCACCACCTCCAGAACCGCAGCGATGCCGATTGCGTCTTCGTAGCGATCGGCGCGGGTCCGAAGGACGAGGACTCGGGCGAATATCCCGATATCGACATGGTCTTCGATGCCGCAGGCTACGCGCGCAAGGATGGCACGCGTTACGCCGCGAAGCGGACGCCCTAA
- the nth gene encoding endonuclease III, producing the protein MTKDQIFEFFSRLAESNPAPETELEYGNPYQLLVAVTLSAQATDVGVNKATRALFAQVQRPQQMLDLGEDGLKDHIKTIGLYNSKAKNVIAMARLLVDEHDGEVPETREALVTLPGVGRKTANVVLNCAFGQETFAVDTHIFRVGNRTGLAKGKTPEAVEAKLEKRVPGPFRLHAHHWLILHGRYVCKARTPECWHCDVVDLCSFRKKVLEAPKARKSKESG; encoded by the coding sequence ATGACCAAGGACCAGATCTTCGAATTCTTCAGCCGCCTGGCCGAGAGCAACCCCGCGCCCGAGACCGAGCTGGAATACGGCAACCCCTACCAGCTGCTCGTTGCGGTAACGCTGTCGGCACAGGCGACCGACGTGGGCGTGAATAAGGCGACCCGCGCGCTCTTTGCGCAGGTGCAGAGACCGCAGCAGATGCTCGATCTGGGCGAGGATGGCCTCAAGGATCACATCAAGACCATCGGCCTCTACAACTCCAAGGCGAAGAACGTGATCGCGATGGCGCGCCTGCTGGTCGACGAGCATGATGGCGAGGTGCCGGAGACGCGCGAGGCACTGGTCACTCTGCCCGGCGTCGGCCGCAAGACCGCCAATGTCGTTCTCAACTGCGCCTTCGGGCAGGAGACCTTCGCGGTCGACACGCATATCTTCCGGGTCGGCAACCGCACCGGGCTCGCCAAGGGCAAGACGCCCGAAGCGGTCGAGGCGAAGCTGGAAAAGCGCGTGCCCGGCCCCTTCCGCCTCCACGCGCACCACTGGCTGATCCTGCACGGGCGCTATGTCTGCAAGGCGCGCACGCCCGAATGCTGGCACTGCGATGTCGTCGACCTGTGCAGCTTCCGCAAGAAGGTGCTAGAAGCGCCCAAAGCGCGCAAATCCAAGGAGAGCGGATGA
- the dapB gene encoding 4-hydroxy-tetrahydrodipicolinate reductase, translated as MAAIGIIGRDGRMGQAIAAAIEASEHTLAGGVDRGEDVAGLADRSDALIDFSAPQALEGNLHAAIGAGVPLLIGTTGLEEGHHRAIDEAARAVPVLQTGNTSLGVTMLAKLVREAAGALGPAWDIEIVEMHHRRKVDAPSGTALLLGEAAADARGIDLSENAERGRDGHTGARAEGAIGFVALRGGTVAGEHSVILAGENERIVLSHVAEDRALFARGALTGTAWLIGREPGRYGMEDVLGL; from the coding sequence ATGGCGGCAATCGGAATCATCGGGCGCGACGGGCGCATGGGACAGGCGATCGCAGCGGCGATCGAGGCGAGCGAGCATACGCTGGCAGGCGGCGTCGACCGCGGCGAGGATGTGGCCGGACTGGCCGACCGAAGCGATGCGCTGATCGACTTTTCCGCTCCCCAAGCGCTCGAGGGCAACCTTCATGCCGCGATCGGCGCGGGCGTGCCCCTGCTGATCGGCACGACCGGGCTGGAAGAGGGCCACCACCGCGCGATCGACGAGGCCGCGCGCGCCGTGCCCGTGCTCCAGACGGGCAACACCTCGCTCGGCGTGACCATGCTCGCAAAGCTCGTGCGCGAGGCTGCGGGTGCGCTCGGCCCGGCGTGGGATATCGAGATCGTGGAGATGCATCACCGGCGCAAGGTCGATGCTCCGTCGGGCACGGCGCTGCTGCTGGGCGAGGCGGCGGCGGATGCGCGCGGGATCGACCTGTCCGAAAATGCCGAGCGCGGGCGAGACGGGCACACCGGGGCAAGGGCCGAAGGCGCCATCGGCTTTGTCGCCCTGCGCGGCGGCACCGTGGCAGGCGAGCACAGCGTGATCCTCGCCGGCGAGAACGAGCGAATCGTCCTCAGCCATGTGGCCGAGGACCGCGCCCTGTTCGCGCGCGGAGCGCTGACCGGCACGGCGTGGCTGATCGGGCGCGAGCCGGGGCGCTATGGAATGGAGGACGTGCTGGGGCTGTGA
- a CDS encoding S1/P1 nuclease — protein MGHRTIRERTRRLIARILAALAALAILLPSPASAWGFFAHGVTAEIALANIRPETRAKLDRLFKAESQIGTPDCPLGNLIEAATWPDCIRREGWRWGYTAAWHYQTEPVTEEYDAGKNCSGGNCVSAQVTRNFRILADESLPDNVRLEALAFVVHFAGDIHMPLHSGDLDDRGGNDREAAYGIAPGLNLHWIWDGPLAERAITSARPALVRRYTAAERAELAGGDPADWGRESWETSRDFVYPNAFDRSPLDGPLPDETALTQEDIEAAIPVSQRRVTQAGLRIADLLDRAMAPGPLPEPEDN, from the coding sequence ATGGGTCATCGAACAATACGAGAGCGTACCCGCCGCCTGATCGCGCGCATCCTTGCGGCGCTGGCTGCGCTTGCAATCCTGCTCCCCTCGCCGGCGAGTGCCTGGGGTTTCTTTGCCCACGGCGTCACCGCCGAAATCGCGCTGGCGAATATCCGGCCAGAGACGCGCGCGAAGCTCGACCGGCTGTTCAAGGCCGAGTCGCAGATCGGCACGCCCGACTGTCCGCTCGGCAACCTGATTGAGGCCGCGACCTGGCCCGACTGCATCCGGCGCGAGGGCTGGCGCTGGGGCTATACGGCCGCTTGGCACTACCAGACCGAGCCGGTCACCGAAGAATACGACGCGGGCAAGAACTGCTCCGGCGGCAATTGCGTCAGCGCTCAGGTGACGCGCAATTTCCGCATCCTCGCCGACGAGAGCCTGCCCGACAATGTGCGTCTGGAAGCGCTCGCCTTCGTGGTCCATTTTGCGGGCGACATCCACATGCCGCTGCATTCGGGCGATCTCGACGACCGGGGTGGGAACGACCGCGAGGCGGCTTACGGTATCGCGCCGGGGCTCAACCTGCACTGGATCTGGGACGGCCCGCTGGCCGAACGCGCGATCACGTCCGCGCGGCCAGCCCTCGTGCGTCGCTACACCGCCGCCGAGCGTGCCGAGCTGGCGGGCGGCGATCCTGCCGACTGGGGACGCGAGAGCTGGGAGACCTCGCGCGATTTCGTATATCCCAATGCTTTCGACCGCAGCCCGCTGGATGGCCCGCTGCCCGATGAGACCGCGCTGACGCAGGAGGATATCGAGGCGGCGATTCCGGTCTCGCAGCGCCGTGTGACGCAAGCGGGCCTGCGCATCGCGGACCTGCTCGACCGTGCGATGGCGCCCGGCCCGCTGCCGGAGCCGGAAGACAACTAG